In the genome of Mucisphaera calidilacus, one region contains:
- a CDS encoding aminotransferase class I/II-fold pyridoxal phosphate-dependent enzyme, whose product MNPNDNPLHQQLQSDLNHLRDQNLLRSLRTLDAAGPLITRDGRQLINLASNDYLGLSQHPRLIQAAQTAAASFGVGSGASRLVAGHLQPHHDAEHAFADFKHAQAALILGSGYLANHALLTAIADTDDLILFDKLSHASIIDAARAANATARSFPHGDLQRLDQLLTRLGPDARHRFIVTDSVFSMDGDAADLPALADLADQHHAHLIVDEAHGTGVLGNTGAGLTEQQDVTHRCLAIVSTASKALGSQGGIITGSRTLIDTLINRARSLIYTTAPPPAQAALITEALSILRDEPHHQQRLNTITRHVRTTLTDRGWQLPELAPDCPTPIIPLIVSDTDKALALARHLEHHHILAPAIRPPTVAPGTARVRLSLRADLTDHHIEQLLTTLGPKPS is encoded by the coding sequence GTGAACCCCAACGACAACCCGCTCCATCAACAACTCCAAAGCGACCTCAACCACCTCCGGGACCAAAACCTCCTGCGCTCACTCCGCACACTCGACGCCGCCGGACCCCTGATCACACGCGACGGCCGCCAACTCATCAACCTCGCCTCCAACGACTACCTCGGCCTCTCCCAGCACCCCCGCCTGATCCAAGCCGCCCAGACCGCCGCCGCATCCTTCGGCGTCGGCTCCGGCGCCAGCCGACTCGTCGCCGGACACCTCCAGCCTCACCACGACGCCGAACACGCCTTCGCCGACTTCAAACACGCCCAAGCCGCCCTCATCCTCGGCTCCGGCTACCTCGCTAACCACGCACTCCTCACCGCCATCGCCGACACCGACGACCTCATCCTCTTCGACAAGCTCAGCCACGCCAGCATCATCGACGCCGCACGAGCCGCCAACGCCACCGCACGCTCCTTCCCCCATGGCGACCTCCAACGACTCGACCAACTCCTCACCAGACTCGGCCCCGACGCACGCCACCGCTTCATCGTCACCGACTCCGTCTTCTCCATGGATGGCGACGCCGCCGACCTCCCCGCACTCGCCGACCTCGCCGACCAGCACCACGCACACCTCATCGTCGACGAAGCCCACGGCACCGGCGTCCTCGGCAACACCGGTGCCGGACTCACCGAACAACAGGACGTCACCCACCGATGCCTCGCCATCGTCTCCACCGCCAGCAAGGCACTCGGATCCCAAGGCGGCATCATCACCGGATCACGCACCCTCATCGACACCCTCATCAACCGCGCACGCTCACTCATCTACACCACCGCACCGCCGCCAGCCCAGGCCGCCCTCATCACCGAAGCCCTCAGCATCCTCCGCGACGAACCCCACCACCAGCAAAGACTCAACACCATCACCCGCCACGTCCGCACCACCCTCACCGACCGCGGCTGGCAACTCCCCGAACTCGCCCCCGACTGCCCCACACCCATCATCCCCCTCATCGTCAGCGACACCGACAAAGCCCTCGCCCTCGCCCGACACCTCGAACACCACCACATACTCGCACCCGCCATCCGCCCCCCCACCGTCGCACCCGGCACCGCTCGCGTCCGACTCTCACTCCGCGCCGACCTCACCGACCACCACATCGAACAACTCCTCACCACCCTCGGCCCCAAACCCTCTTAA
- a CDS encoding HU family DNA-binding protein, whose translation MATITKKELIDQIADATGQKRVVVKKIVQSFLDSIIVELGKGNRLEFRDFGVFEVKQRQARMAQNPKTLEPVEVPPKRTVKFKVGRLMKQTLSGDELAIIESADDDDEL comes from the coding sequence ATGGCGACGATCACCAAAAAAGAGTTAATCGATCAAATTGCTGATGCCACCGGCCAAAAACGCGTCGTGGTCAAGAAAATCGTCCAGAGCTTCCTCGACAGCATCATCGTCGAGCTGGGCAAGGGTAACCGCCTGGAGTTCCGCGACTTCGGCGTCTTCGAGGTCAAGCAGCGACAGGCACGCATGGCCCAGAACCCCAAAACCCTCGAACCCGTCGAGGTCCCACCCAAGCGGACCGTCAAGTTCAAGGTCGGCCGTCTCATGAAGCAGACCCTCTCAGGCGACGAACTCGCCATCATCGAATCAGCCGACGACGACGACGAGCTGTGA